A genomic stretch from Candidatus Methanomassiliicoccus intestinalis Issoire-Mx1 includes:
- a CDS encoding NAD(P)/FAD-dependent oxidoreductase produces MMRIESPLMLNLHRERQAASLSEDSDTDIAVIGGGISGMSAAYSLLTQTDRHVIILERNLLSSGASGHNAGQAVAAFEVPYPKLIRTYGKELTDNTYAAVNNAVSSLKSMAEYASSEIADVEALALFSNLESAKERMKNPGSTCLYVPSDSNEPDAVKLDDFNGQTWSSGYAAATGYHSGIVNCPCLIENLANRLLEDYPDQFEVYEHSPADKISLENDAARIVCNGHIVNSSSVVMCTNGYGGFSLESGSPISLDNKIQPVAGYMIGRLTSPAPAGIRSYVPSNPSEPYYYVTKNFVNSQYVTCAGGLDTKLTSWKDIETWTQDDERKCSMIEAFLLQKLSGFSGPRNYQWKGLMGYTDTGVRLAGKDPNLDSLYYSLGCNGIGILQAVLSADVICKQIDGKAYPRTFFDPLVQNQDSTGYPDAVQLSMPPFRE; encoded by the coding sequence ATGATGAGAATCGAGTCGCCCCTGATGTTAAATCTGCATCGTGAACGCCAGGCTGCCAGCTTATCTGAAGACTCAGATACAGACATAGCAGTCATAGGCGGAGGCATCTCTGGGATGAGCGCGGCTTACTCTCTTTTGACACAGACGGATCGTCATGTCATAATTTTAGAAAGAAATCTACTTTCCAGCGGAGCTTCTGGGCATAATGCAGGACAGGCTGTTGCGGCATTTGAAGTCCCCTATCCAAAACTTATCCGTACATACGGAAAAGAGCTGACTGATAATACTTACGCTGCTGTAAACAATGCCGTTTCATCATTAAAATCAATGGCTGAATATGCATCTTCAGAGATTGCTGACGTAGAAGCTCTAGCCTTATTTTCAAACTTGGAGTCAGCGAAAGAAAGAATGAAGAATCCTGGATCTACCTGTTTGTACGTACCATCTGATTCTAATGAACCGGATGCTGTAAAACTTGACGATTTCAACGGACAGACATGGTCTTCAGGTTATGCTGCTGCAACAGGATATCATTCAGGAATAGTGAACTGCCCTTGTTTAATCGAGAATTTGGCAAACCGCCTTCTTGAAGATTATCCAGATCAATTTGAAGTTTATGAACATTCACCAGCGGATAAGATATCCTTGGAAAATGATGCTGCTCGAATAGTCTGCAACGGACATATTGTAAACTCTAGTTCAGTGGTTATGTGCACCAATGGATACGGTGGATTTTCTTTAGAATCTGGCTCTCCAATATCCTTGGATAATAAGATACAGCCTGTTGCAGGATATATGATAGGAAGATTGACCTCTCCAGCTCCTGCAGGAATAAGGTCGTACGTTCCCTCTAATCCTTCTGAACCTTATTATTATGTCACAAAAAACTTCGTAAATTCTCAATATGTGACATGCGCCGGTGGACTCGACACCAAGCTGACCAGCTGGAAAGATATAGAAACATGGACTCAGGATGATGAAAGAAAATGCTCCATGATTGAAGCATTTTTACTTCAAAAACTCTCGGGATTCAGCGGTCCGAGGAATTATCAGTGGAAAGGACTGATGGGCTATACAGATACGGGAGTTAGACTCGCTGGAAAGGATCCCAATTTAGACTCACTTTACTACAGTCTAGGATGCAACGGCATAGGAATTCTCCAGGCTGTTCTGTCTGCAGATGTGATCTGCAAACAGATTGATGGAAAGGCTTATCCCAGAACGTTTTTTGATCCGTTGGTTCAAAACCAGGATTCTACCGGGTATCCAGATGCAGTCCAGTTATCAATGCCGCCTTTTAGAGAGTAA
- a CDS encoding rhodanese-like domain-containing protein — translation MTPKMISPEELNDNFDNVRSGDWSLVDVRDAFDYRAAHIPMAALMPSGYTENMIGQVNPDNVVVLYCKTGIRSGREAQHLSNLGRKNVYSLKGGIDNWTASGYPVESWF, via the coding sequence ATGACTCCCAAAATGATATCACCAGAAGAGCTGAATGATAATTTCGATAATGTAAGGTCAGGCGACTGGAGTCTTGTAGATGTCAGAGATGCATTTGATTATCGAGCAGCACACATTCCCATGGCAGCGCTGATGCCATCTGGTTATACAGAGAATATGATCGGGCAGGTGAACCCAGACAATGTTGTGGTGTTGTACTGCAAAACCGGAATCAGAAGCGGCAGAGAAGCGCAACATCTTTCAAATTTGGGCCGCAAAAACGTTTACTCTCTAAAAGGCGGCATTGATAACTGGACTGCATCTGGATACCCGGTAGAATCCTGGTTTTGA
- a CDS encoding cation diffusion facilitator family transporter — MDKRHAAGLAVAGGIAVFLIKAVAFGISGSVALLSDALESIVNIAASIMMLVSVHIALKPADENHKYGHYKAENISCFIEGVLVLIAAVLIFWEAAQRLLSPIEPSNLNYAIVVSLIATAINGIMALVLLRTSRASGSIALEGDAKHLFSDVVSSGGVVLGLAIASVTGLMILDPLIAMVVAVLLVKMAYDILKKTAQELMDCNCPDEEKIIDDVLSGINGYIEYHDLKTRRTGNTIYAEFHLCVDGKCTLAEAHHLTDIIEEKLKNSIPGLSVMIHVETEEEIVHPLHSQ, encoded by the coding sequence ATGGACAAAAGGCATGCAGCGGGACTAGCTGTAGCCGGTGGCATAGCTGTTTTTTTGATCAAGGCAGTGGCATTTGGGATTTCAGGATCCGTTGCGCTTCTGTCTGACGCTCTTGAGTCCATAGTTAATATTGCTGCATCCATTATGATGCTTGTATCTGTCCATATTGCGCTCAAGCCTGCAGACGAGAATCATAAATATGGGCATTACAAAGCTGAAAATATTTCATGTTTTATTGAGGGAGTTCTTGTACTCATTGCAGCAGTGCTTATATTCTGGGAGGCAGCCCAGCGTCTGTTATCTCCGATTGAGCCTTCAAATCTGAACTATGCGATTGTCGTATCACTAATAGCGACTGCGATAAACGGCATCATGGCTCTTGTTCTGCTGAGAACCTCTAGGGCATCTGGATCCATTGCTCTTGAAGGAGATGCGAAACATCTATTTTCAGATGTCGTGTCTTCTGGCGGTGTAGTGTTGGGACTGGCAATTGCATCTGTCACAGGATTGATGATTCTTGATCCTCTTATTGCAATGGTTGTAGCTGTTCTTCTTGTAAAAATGGCATATGACATTCTTAAGAAAACTGCTCAAGAGCTTATGGACTGCAATTGTCCAGATGAGGAAAAGATCATTGATGATGTTCTTTCAGGAATCAACGGTTATATCGAGTACCATGATCTGAAGACAAGAAGAACTGGAAACACAATATATGCTGAATTTCACCTGTGTGTTGATGGGAAATGCACCTTGGCAGAGGCACATCATCTCACAGACATCATCGAAGAAAAACTAAAGAACTCGATACCAGGCCTTTCAGTCATGATACACGTAGAAACAGAAGAAGAAATTGTACATCCCCTTCACTCGCAATGA
- a CDS encoding DUF1015 family protein, protein MQVLELVDFQPFKGILPVLGENECICQRVSPPYDIISPEELKELQSHEYNITNITLGGENGDYSAAAEKLASWISKGIVERDRSECYYLYRQKFKDGDQWLQRNGIIGILKTEDYSEGNVIPHEETFPKVKEDRLNLLKATEAHCESIFGLYDESDVDLECFPTQKLFSYTDDLGTVHEIHRISSRAAVTTLHLMMRHKKILIADGHHRYETAYRYSQEYPDESMKSYVLCTLVSSQDSGMFVRPTHRLVMNLESDESTIMSAINEQFETKDADSPEDALKEMDSIDVPVFGITFPSGKTILAKYNNAPSEDMWSVDTYVCQEIMFKKVLAPLVNGDLELSFDHDPSSAVKKVSDGEAKLAIFVKAPSLQKVWELAMKDLKMPKKTTYFWPKIWSGFVIYKMKEPQ, encoded by the coding sequence ATGCAGGTGCTAGAATTGGTTGATTTTCAGCCTTTCAAAGGAATATTACCAGTCTTGGGTGAGAATGAATGCATATGCCAGAGGGTTTCTCCGCCATATGATATAATCTCACCGGAAGAATTGAAAGAATTACAATCGCATGAATATAACATTACAAACATCACTTTAGGCGGAGAGAACGGTGATTATTCTGCAGCAGCAGAGAAACTCGCTTCTTGGATTTCCAAAGGGATTGTTGAGCGGGATAGAAGCGAATGCTACTATCTTTACCGTCAGAAGTTTAAAGACGGCGATCAGTGGCTGCAGAGGAATGGAATAATCGGGATTTTAAAAACCGAAGATTATTCAGAAGGAAATGTAATCCCTCATGAGGAGACTTTTCCTAAAGTAAAGGAAGACCGCTTGAACCTCCTCAAAGCCACCGAAGCGCATTGTGAGTCAATTTTTGGATTATATGATGAATCAGATGTAGATCTTGAATGCTTCCCAACTCAGAAATTATTCTCTTACACAGATGATCTGGGAACAGTTCATGAAATTCACAGAATTTCAAGCAGGGCTGCAGTCACAACTCTGCATTTGATGATGCGTCATAAGAAGATTTTGATTGCAGATGGGCATCACAGGTATGAAACTGCATACAGATACTCACAGGAATATCCAGATGAATCGATGAAATCATATGTGCTCTGCACGCTTGTGTCATCTCAGGACTCAGGAATGTTCGTAAGACCTACACACAGATTGGTTATGAATTTAGAATCAGACGAGTCTACAATCATGTCTGCAATAAACGAGCAGTTTGAAACTAAAGACGCAGACTCTCCAGAAGATGCACTGAAAGAAATGGATTCAATAGATGTTCCAGTTTTCGGCATAACCTTCCCATCTGGTAAAACAATTCTTGCAAAATACAACAATGCTCCCAGTGAGGATATGTGGAGCGTTGACACATATGTGTGCCAAGAGATCATGTTTAAAAAAGTTCTGGCTCCACTGGTCAACGGAGATCTTGAACTTTCATTCGATCATGATCCGTCTTCAGCAGTAAAGAAAGTTTCAGATGGCGAAGCCAAACTGGCAATTTTTGTAAAGGCACCATCACTCCAAAAGGTGTGGGAACTTGCAATGAAAGATCTTAAAATGCCTAAGAAAACTACATATTTCTGGCCGAAGATCTGGTCTGGCTTTGTTATTTACAAAATGAAAGAGCCTCAATAA